In the Anoplopoma fimbria isolate UVic2021 breed Golden Eagle Sablefish chromosome 7, Afim_UVic_2022, whole genome shotgun sequence genome, one interval contains:
- the si:ch211-212k18.13 gene encoding ubiquitin carboxyl-terminal hydrolase 47 isoform X1, which yields MNHDLVEMLITKLDNFTISDYHGLNSPGLTCYLNSILQVLFMTEDFREAVQRCCSEDSTTIDPQMKSLFADLQKSMAKTHDLTKKLGITNVYEQRDAAEYFEKILCLSSPGAAKIFQGELSHKTTCLKCKERNDSRGFFWILPLAVKDLRRQTYSVEKGLKAFFKGEKVCGENKVFCNRCNKKRDADFGCEMTQNPEVLTLLLKRFRFDYKRRCYVKLHCNVDVPQTLHMEKCKYDLYALVNHFGNLTGGHYTAQIKSLETDSWYHFNDDIVNRVIPPLFGDRNNSLRSRTAYLLMYRKDGRHTEKHEEGNQQSLYAHSDVDAEGRHDETTRGEALVPDLLKDESCNGGGNSKRLYDDILKNSRDDTVRKEQTNFSWEMNEQINPGAACVRPHGEMLHQTDTGADGEGYRPSFQTRQSNSAELQKDLNDGCCTRKREAVTEVKGNRAEQKRETCVSANVCDCDLKSLYVSSNGSTYSTLPYLTGETQQFSVHKPFKCCYSPNLYFKSISPMRDEEKIQHVVTEDSSCKLATTQTVKRGEITASPRVRRKAAESRDKIKRERWK from the exons ATGAATCATGATCTCGTTGAAATGTTAATAACGAAACTAGACAACTTCACCATCTCAG ATTACCATGGCCTGAACAGTCCGGGTCTTACATGCTACTTGAACAGCATTCTTCAGGTGCTTTTCATGACCGAAGACTTCCGGGAGGCTGTGCAACG ATGCTGCAGTGAAGATTCAACAACCATTGACCCACAGATGAAAAGCCTATTTGCTGATTTACAGAAAAGTATGGCCAAAACACATGACCTCACAAAAAAACTGGGGATCACAAACG TTTATGAGCAACGGGATGCAGCTGAGTATTTTGAGAAGATTTTGTGTTTGAGCAGTCCAGGGGCAGCCAAG ATATTCCAGGGAGAGCTGAGTCACAAGACCACATGCCTCAAGTGCAAAGAGAGGAACGATTCCAGGGGCTTTTTTTGGATTCTGCCTCTTGCGGTGAAAGATTTGCGTCGTCAAACCTACAGCGTG GAGAAAGGGTTGAAGGCATTCTTCAAGGGAGAAAAGGTCTGCGGGGAAAACAAAGTGTTCTGCAACCGGTGTAATAAAAAGCGAGATGCAGACTTT GGATGTGAGATGACACAAAATCCAGAGGTTTTGACCCTCCTGCTGAAGAGATTCAGGTTTGACTACAAGCGCAGGTGTTACGTCAAGCTTCACTGCAACGTGGATGTCCCCCAGACTTTACACATGGAG aaatgtaaatatgacCTCTACGCTTTAGTTAACCACTTTGGTAATCTAACAGGAGGTCATTACACTGCACAAATCAAGTCTCTGGAAACTGACTCGTGGTATCACTTCAATGACGACATTGTTAACAGG GTCATACCACCACTGTTTGGGGATAGAAATAACTCTCTGAGGTCTCGTACAGCTTACCTCCTCATGTACAGGAAAG ATGGCAGACATACTGAAAAACATGAGGAAGGCAACCAGCAATCTCTCTACGCACATTCAGATGTTGATGCTGAAGGAAGACATGATGAAACAACGAGAGGAGAGGCTCTCGTACCAGATCTACTGAAGGATGAGAGCTGCAACGGAGGAGGAAACTCAAAGCGCTTGTATGACGATATATTAAAGAACAGCCGTGATGATACCGTTCGGAAGGAACAGACAAACTTTTCATGGGAGATGAACGAACAGATAAACCCAGGAGCAGCATGTGTGAGGCCGCACGGAGAGATGTTACATCAAACAGACACTGGAGCAGATGGAGAGGGCTACAGACCAAGTTTTCAAACACGACAGTCAAATTCTGCAGAGCTACAAAAAGATCTAAACGATGGTTGCTGTACAAGAAAAAGGGAGGCAGTTACAGAGGTAAAAGGAAATAGAGCTGAACAGAAAAGAGAGACGTGTGTcagtgcaaatgtgtgtgattgtgatcTAAAATCACTTTACGTTTCCTCCAACGGCTCCACTTATTCTACGCTTCCATACCTAACAGGAGAAACGCAGCAATTTAGCGTGCACAAACCCTTTAAGTGTTGCTATTCACCAAACCTATACTTCAAATCAATCAGTCCAATGAGAGACGAGGAGAAAATACAGCATGTCGTGACAGAAGACAGCAGCTGCAAACTGGCGACcacacaaactgtgaaaaggGGAGAAATAACTGCAAGTCCCAGGGTGAGAAGAAAGGCTGCAGAGAGCAGGGACAAAATCAAAAGAGAGCGATGGAAGTGA
- the si:ch211-212k18.13 gene encoding uncharacterized protein si:ch211-212k18.13 isoform X2: MTSQKNWGSQTIFQGELSHKTTCLKCKERNDSRGFFWILPLAVKDLRRQTYSVEKGLKAFFKGEKVCGENKVFCNRCNKKRDADFGCEMTQNPEVLTLLLKRFRFDYKRRCYVKLHCNVDVPQTLHMEKCKYDLYALVNHFGNLTGGHYTAQIKSLETDSWYHFNDDIVNRVIPPLFGDRNNSLRSRTAYLLMYRKDGRHTEKHEEGNQQSLYAHSDVDAEGRHDETTRGEALVPDLLKDESCNGGGNSKRLYDDILKNSRDDTVRKEQTNFSWEMNEQINPGAACVRPHGEMLHQTDTGADGEGYRPSFQTRQSNSAELQKDLNDGCCTRKREAVTEVKGNRAEQKRETCVSANVCDCDLKSLYVSSNGSTYSTLPYLTGETQQFSVHKPFKCCYSPNLYFKSISPMRDEEKIQHVVTEDSSCKLATTQTVKRGEITASPRVRRKAAESRDKIKRERWK, translated from the exons ATGACCTCACAAAAAAACTGGGGATCACAAACG ATATTCCAGGGAGAGCTGAGTCACAAGACCACATGCCTCAAGTGCAAAGAGAGGAACGATTCCAGGGGCTTTTTTTGGATTCTGCCTCTTGCGGTGAAAGATTTGCGTCGTCAAACCTACAGCGTG GAGAAAGGGTTGAAGGCATTCTTCAAGGGAGAAAAGGTCTGCGGGGAAAACAAAGTGTTCTGCAACCGGTGTAATAAAAAGCGAGATGCAGACTTT GGATGTGAGATGACACAAAATCCAGAGGTTTTGACCCTCCTGCTGAAGAGATTCAGGTTTGACTACAAGCGCAGGTGTTACGTCAAGCTTCACTGCAACGTGGATGTCCCCCAGACTTTACACATGGAG aaatgtaaatatgacCTCTACGCTTTAGTTAACCACTTTGGTAATCTAACAGGAGGTCATTACACTGCACAAATCAAGTCTCTGGAAACTGACTCGTGGTATCACTTCAATGACGACATTGTTAACAGG GTCATACCACCACTGTTTGGGGATAGAAATAACTCTCTGAGGTCTCGTACAGCTTACCTCCTCATGTACAGGAAAG ATGGCAGACATACTGAAAAACATGAGGAAGGCAACCAGCAATCTCTCTACGCACATTCAGATGTTGATGCTGAAGGAAGACATGATGAAACAACGAGAGGAGAGGCTCTCGTACCAGATCTACTGAAGGATGAGAGCTGCAACGGAGGAGGAAACTCAAAGCGCTTGTATGACGATATATTAAAGAACAGCCGTGATGATACCGTTCGGAAGGAACAGACAAACTTTTCATGGGAGATGAACGAACAGATAAACCCAGGAGCAGCATGTGTGAGGCCGCACGGAGAGATGTTACATCAAACAGACACTGGAGCAGATGGAGAGGGCTACAGACCAAGTTTTCAAACACGACAGTCAAATTCTGCAGAGCTACAAAAAGATCTAAACGATGGTTGCTGTACAAGAAAAAGGGAGGCAGTTACAGAGGTAAAAGGAAATAGAGCTGAACAGAAAAGAGAGACGTGTGTcagtgcaaatgtgtgtgattgtgatcTAAAATCACTTTACGTTTCCTCCAACGGCTCCACTTATTCTACGCTTCCATACCTAACAGGAGAAACGCAGCAATTTAGCGTGCACAAACCCTTTAAGTGTTGCTATTCACCAAACCTATACTTCAAATCAATCAGTCCAATGAGAGACGAGGAGAAAATACAGCATGTCGTGACAGAAGACAGCAGCTGCAAACTGGCGACcacacaaactgtgaaaaggGGAGAAATAACTGCAAGTCCCAGGGTGAGAAGAAAGGCTGCAGAGAGCAGGGACAAAATCAAAAGAGAGCGATGGAAGTGA
- the si:ch211-212k18.13 gene encoding ubiquitin carboxyl-terminal hydrolase 47 isoform X3 codes for MNHDLVEMLITKLDNFTISDYHGLNSPGLTCYLNSILQVLFMTEDFREAVQRCCSEDSTTIDPQMKSLFADLQKSMAKTHDLTKKLGITNVYEQRDAAEYFEKILCLSSPGAAKIFQGELSHKTTCLKCKERNDSRGFFWILPLAVKDLRRQTYSVEKGLKAFFKGEKVCGENKVFCNRCNKKRDADFGCEMTQNPEVLTLLLKRFRFDYKRRCYVKLHCNVDVPQTLHMEEVITLHKSSLWKLTRGITSMTTLLTGSYHHCLGIEITL; via the exons ATGAATCATGATCTCGTTGAAATGTTAATAACGAAACTAGACAACTTCACCATCTCAG ATTACCATGGCCTGAACAGTCCGGGTCTTACATGCTACTTGAACAGCATTCTTCAGGTGCTTTTCATGACCGAAGACTTCCGGGAGGCTGTGCAACG ATGCTGCAGTGAAGATTCAACAACCATTGACCCACAGATGAAAAGCCTATTTGCTGATTTACAGAAAAGTATGGCCAAAACACATGACCTCACAAAAAAACTGGGGATCACAAACG TTTATGAGCAACGGGATGCAGCTGAGTATTTTGAGAAGATTTTGTGTTTGAGCAGTCCAGGGGCAGCCAAG ATATTCCAGGGAGAGCTGAGTCACAAGACCACATGCCTCAAGTGCAAAGAGAGGAACGATTCCAGGGGCTTTTTTTGGATTCTGCCTCTTGCGGTGAAAGATTTGCGTCGTCAAACCTACAGCGTG GAGAAAGGGTTGAAGGCATTCTTCAAGGGAGAAAAGGTCTGCGGGGAAAACAAAGTGTTCTGCAACCGGTGTAATAAAAAGCGAGATGCAGACTTT GGATGTGAGATGACACAAAATCCAGAGGTTTTGACCCTCCTGCTGAAGAGATTCAGGTTTGACTACAAGCGCAGGTGTTACGTCAAGCTTCACTGCAACGTGGATGTCCCCCAGACTTTACACATGGAG GAGGTCATTACACTGCACAAATCAAGTCTCTGGAAACTGACTCGTGGTATCACTTCAATGACGACATTGTTAACAGG GTCATACCACCACTGTTTGGGGATAGAAATAACTCTCTGA
- the LOC129093898 gene encoding E3 ubiquitin-protein ligase RNF19B-like, with translation MSIQGQQQVEKKYDPRDTTLRFVNRRDDLDPVCDDEDDCLRAEMSCGHAVTPDSLTNWCRSLLDEGNYKFRCPALVEGNKLCNKPWLYQEVRRLADLSVEEMQNFEDTMARLAAAEYCEIQTCPQCKTNVERKDLSNLCAQCPMCTADKKKTYQFCWQCQREWKGQGPRSDRCDNDGCFNRDLQLLQTCKTISLPAVEGVTHCPSVRVCPTCGTKVEHSQQNCKNINCPRCHVEFCFVCLKLKIECCKTSSPYKICPSGVAPRQTSIPVWEKK, from the exons ATGAGCATTCAGGGACAGCAACAGGTGGAGAAGAAGTACGACCCACGGGACACCACCCTGAGGTTTGTCAACAGGAGGGATGACTTGGATCCGGTGTGTGACGATGAAGATGACTGTCTCAGGGCGGAGATGTCCTGCGGCCACGCTGTCACTCCTGACTCTCTAACAAACTGGTGTCGCAGCCTGCTGGATGAG ggTAACTACAAATTCAGATGCCCTGCACTGGTGGAGGGGAACAAACTGTGCAATAAACCGTGGTTGTACCAAGAGGTGCGCAGACTGGCTGATTTGTCTGTTGAGGAAATGCAGAATTTTGAAGATACCATGGCTCGCCTGGCTGCTGCAGAATACTGTGAAATTCAGACA TGCCCGCAGTGTAAGACGAATGTGGAGAGGAAGGATCTCTCCAACCTGTGTGCGCAGTGCCCCATGTGCACAGCTGATAAGAAGAAGACCTACCAGTTCTGCTGGCAGTGTCAGAGGGAGTGGAAAGGTCAAGGCCCTCGGTCCGACCGCTGTGACAACGATGGCTGCTTCAACAGGGACTTGCAGCTTCTGCAGACGTGTAAGACCATCAGTCTGCCAGCGGTGGAGGGGGTCACCCACTGCCCCTCTGTCCGAGTCTGCCCCACATGCGGCACGAAGGTGGAGCACAGCCAACAGAACTGCAAAAATATAAACTGCCCCCGCTGCCACGTGGAGTTTTGTTTCGTCTGCCTGAAACTAAAAATAGAGTGTTGTAAGACCAGTTCACCGTACAAAATCTGTCCCAGTGGTGTGGCTCCTAGACAGACCTCTATCCCTGTGTGggagaagaaatga